From Spirochaeta isovalerica, one genomic window encodes:
- a CDS encoding methyltransferase domain-containing protein has protein sequence MYILIPGRHHVVTNFQFQYLYRFIHTQMEAEQDRRGRALPVSEIEGIIFAVTSANHEGTRRNPLSYAHRAMAIQEFSHDLTVPVYCYPITDIGFRSDFASYTIKSILHQADDFFDLSPENCIVACSTDVGDLYEELGYSVFGAERNVAANPWELIERIAAIPHWSSDRIILDEIHPASYRILKQYNLGGRIQFLFSDPIASDDGDITDTRDYASYVRQMDENTHIKWKDVASFVQPGRIGDIGCATGSWLRHATEEPRLNESDFYGVELTRQLHDICIQRKNNGEFANPNIWFARKNAVTGLVFTPGSMNTIHSSSLTHEIESYGSHEELLRFIKNRFDELKPGGIWINRDVVGPEEKDRIVLMKLNRTDHSGDSSLTELSTYERFFRFAMDFRKEEGYSLSWDEVPVGDEDYIKLRYEDAAEFLLTKDYTDNWESEMHERFCFWSYSQWIGALKGAGFEIDSRSKVFTNPWIAENRFKGKVELYREDHEPMDYPPTNFIAVARKPM, from the coding sequence ATGTACATACTTATTCCGGGCAGACACCATGTGGTGACCAATTTTCAGTTTCAGTATCTCTACCGGTTCATTCACACTCAGATGGAAGCGGAACAGGACAGAAGAGGGCGGGCGCTTCCCGTCTCTGAAATTGAGGGGATCATTTTCGCCGTAACATCGGCCAACCATGAAGGGACGAGGCGGAACCCCCTGTCCTATGCTCACAGGGCTATGGCCATCCAGGAATTTTCCCACGATCTTACTGTTCCCGTTTACTGCTATCCCATTACCGATATCGGATTCAGAAGCGATTTCGCCTCCTATACGATCAAAAGCATTCTTCATCAGGCCGATGATTTTTTTGACCTGTCTCCGGAAAACTGCATCGTTGCCTGCTCGACAGATGTCGGAGATCTGTATGAAGAGTTGGGATATTCCGTGTTCGGCGCTGAACGGAATGTGGCAGCCAATCCCTGGGAACTGATTGAACGCATTGCGGCAATCCCTCATTGGAGCTCGGACCGGATTATTCTCGATGAAATCCATCCCGCTTCATACCGGATTCTCAAGCAGTATAATCTCGGAGGGAGAATCCAGTTTCTTTTTTCCGATCCCATCGCCTCCGATGACGGAGACATTACCGATACGAGGGATTACGCCAGTTATGTCCGGCAGATGGATGAGAATACCCATATCAAGTGGAAAGATGTCGCCTCTTTTGTCCAGCCCGGGCGGATCGGCGATATCGGCTGCGCCACAGGAAGCTGGCTCAGGCACGCCACCGAGGAGCCGAGGCTCAATGAATCGGATTTTTACGGCGTCGAATTGACAAGACAGCTTCACGATATCTGCATTCAGCGGAAAAACAACGGAGAATTCGCCAATCCCAATATCTGGTTTGCCCGGAAGAACGCCGTAACGGGTCTGGTTTTCACTCCGGGGTCAATGAATACAATTCATTCCAGTTCCCTGACCCATGAAATCGAATCCTACGGTTCCCATGAGGAACTGCTCCGCTTTATCAAGAACAGATTTGATGAGCTGAAGCCCGGCGGCATCTGGATAAACCGCGATGTAGTCGGTCCGGAGGAAAAGGACCGCATCGTGCTTATGAAGCTGAATAGGACAGATCATTCAGGAGATTCTTCTCTGACTGAGCTTTCCACTTACGAGCGCTTTTTCCGTTTTGCCATGGATTTCCGGAAGGAAGAGGGATACTCCCTGTCCTGGGATGAAGTTCCGGTGGGAGATGAGGACTACATCAAACTCCGCTATGAAGATGCCGCCGAATTTCTGCTGACAAAAGATTATACAGACAACTGGGAGAGCGAGATGCATGAGCGCTTCTGCTTCTGGAGCTATTCCCAATGGATCGGGGCTCTGAAAGGGGCGGGTTTTGAAATAGACAGCCGTTCGAAAGTTTTTACCAATCCGTGGATTGCGGAAAACAGGTTCAAAGGTAAAGTTGAACTGTATCGGGAAGATCATGAGCCGATGGATTATCCGCCGACGAATTT
- the lpdA gene encoding dihydrolipoyl dehydrogenase: MSEDKIYDVAVLGGGPGGYTAAFRAADLGLSVCLIEQAGNLGGTCLNVGCIPSKTLLHGAAVIEEAAEIEKYGISFPKPEIDVDKLRDRKNQVVGQLTGGLDQLCKARKIDRVTGFGVFKDKGSIAVRSGEDERTIRFAHAVIATGSYPFRIPGLPEDERIWDSTDGLEIKSIPKRFLIIGGGIIGLEMAQIYHALGSEITIVEMMEHLIPPADKDLVQPLFLKLKKRYSIYTSTKVTKIESGKNGITASFEGKKAPEQAEFDAVLVAVGRRPSTEGWGRENIGLDLDERGFVPVDKQMRTIAGNIFAIGDVVGNPMLAHKASHEGKVAAEVIAGKKSAFEAMTIPSVAYTSPEIAWMGMTEKEAKEKGIEYKLGKFPWGASGRALSADGASGTTKVLFDSESGRIIGAGICGLNAGELIHEAVLALEMGADFEDISLTVHAHPTLAETFAFAAEIVDGSITDIMPPGK; this comes from the coding sequence ATGTCAGAAGATAAAATATATGATGTGGCCGTTCTGGGCGGCGGCCCCGGAGGCTATACGGCGGCATTCCGCGCCGCCGATCTGGGTCTGTCGGTCTGCCTGATCGAGCAGGCCGGGAATCTGGGCGGTACCTGTCTCAATGTGGGATGCATACCTTCCAAAACCCTCCTTCACGGAGCGGCGGTCATAGAAGAAGCGGCGGAGATTGAAAAATACGGAATCTCCTTTCCCAAACCGGAAATCGATGTGGACAAACTGAGGGACCGGAAAAACCAGGTTGTCGGCCAGCTGACCGGCGGTCTCGATCAGCTCTGCAAAGCCCGGAAAATCGACAGAGTCACCGGCTTCGGCGTTTTTAAAGATAAAGGTTCCATAGCCGTCCGATCGGGGGAAGATGAGAGAACCATCCGCTTTGCCCATGCTGTCATCGCAACGGGATCCTATCCCTTCAGAATACCCGGACTGCCCGAAGACGAGAGGATCTGGGATTCGACCGACGGGCTGGAGATCAAATCCATACCGAAGCGTTTTCTCATCATCGGGGGCGGTATCATCGGCCTGGAAATGGCCCAAATCTACCATGCTCTGGGTTCGGAAATTACCATTGTGGAGATGATGGAGCACCTCATTCCTCCGGCGGATAAAGACCTGGTACAACCCCTCTTCCTGAAGCTCAAGAAGAGATACTCGATCTACACTTCCACAAAAGTGACGAAGATTGAGTCGGGTAAAAATGGTATAACTGCCAGCTTCGAGGGAAAGAAAGCGCCGGAACAGGCTGAATTCGATGCGGTCCTTGTCGCCGTCGGCCGTCGTCCGTCTACGGAAGGCTGGGGCCGGGAGAATATCGGGCTGGACCTTGATGAAAGGGGATTTGTCCCCGTGGATAAGCAGATGAGAACTATCGCCGGCAATATATTCGCCATAGGCGATGTGGTCGGCAACCCCATGCTGGCTCACAAAGCCTCCCATGAAGGAAAAGTCGCCGCGGAAGTTATCGCCGGAAAGAAATCGGCTTTTGAAGCCATGACCATTCCATCGGTTGCCTATACCAGTCCGGAAATCGCCTGGATGGGAATGACGGAGAAAGAAGCTAAGGAAAAAGGAATCGAATATAAACTGGGTAAGTTCCCCTGGGGTGCCAGCGGAAGAGCCCTCAGCGCCGACGGAGCATCGGGAACGACAAAAGTCCTTTTCGACAGCGAAAGCGGCCGGATCATCGGAGCGGGAATCTGCGGCTTGAATGCCGGGGAACTCATCCATGAGGCCGTTCTGGCCCTGGAGATGGGGGCTGATTTCGAAGATATCAGCCTGACGGTTCACGCCCATCCGACCCTGGCGGAGACTTTCGCCTTTGCCGCGGAGATCGTGGACGGGTCGATTACCGATATAATGCCTCCCGGAAAGTAA
- a CDS encoding 2-oxo acid dehydrogenase subunit E2 yields MPLEKIRLPDFGDVKDILIVEIFVSPGDEVEKDSSLMSLESDKAVMDLPSPFGGVIKEIHVSAEDQVNTGDLIMTLEVTGSAEATEKSVPEEKPEKAPEKAVAAETAPPTELPPEPRPAVGGPPDSASYGEEGKTSHATPSVRAYARELEIDLTRIRGTGPKGRILKSDVQELIKKALKGGGTAWPGDDEPLEDFSRYGDIEEVKLSRIKKISGPHLHKSWVTIPHVTHFDEADISELEDFRKELNSEADKTGVKYSLLVFVIKAVVAALKEYPSMNSSLVPGGSSLILKKYYNIGIAVDTPQGLVVPVIKNADEKGLKEISEELKALSSKAREGKLAVDDLQGATFSISSLGGIGGTAFTPIVNKPQVGILGLSRSSVKPVWDGEDFIPRLILPLSLSYDHRVIDGAEAARFSRSLVQYLEDLKRILL; encoded by the coding sequence ATGCCACTGGAAAAAATACGGCTCCCCGACTTCGGCGATGTAAAAGACATTCTCATTGTGGAAATATTCGTCTCTCCCGGCGATGAAGTGGAAAAAGACAGTTCGCTTATGTCGCTGGAAAGTGACAAGGCGGTCATGGATCTGCCCAGTCCGTTCGGCGGAGTTATAAAGGAGATTCATGTCAGCGCGGAAGATCAGGTTAACACCGGGGATCTTATCATGACTCTCGAAGTGACCGGTTCGGCAGAGGCTACTGAAAAATCGGTACCGGAAGAGAAACCGGAAAAAGCACCGGAAAAAGCGGTTGCCGCAGAAACGGCTCCGCCGACGGAACTTCCGCCGGAACCCCGACCTGCTGTTGGCGGTCCTCCCGATAGCGCTTCGTACGGCGAGGAGGGAAAAACATCCCATGCGACCCCCTCTGTCAGAGCGTATGCCAGAGAACTGGAAATCGATCTGACCCGCATCCGGGGTACCGGACCTAAGGGGCGTATTCTGAAAAGCGACGTTCAGGAACTGATCAAAAAGGCTCTGAAGGGCGGAGGTACGGCTTGGCCGGGCGATGATGAACCGCTGGAGGATTTCTCCCGTTACGGCGATATAGAAGAAGTCAAACTGTCCCGGATCAAAAAGATTTCCGGTCCCCATCTCCACAAGAGCTGGGTAACCATTCCCCATGTGACCCATTTCGATGAGGCGGATATCAGCGAACTGGAGGATTTCCGGAAAGAGCTGAACAGCGAGGCTGACAAAACAGGCGTGAAATACAGTCTGCTTGTCTTTGTTATCAAAGCGGTGGTCGCGGCGCTGAAAGAGTATCCCTCCATGAACTCTTCTCTGGTTCCAGGGGGCAGCTCGCTTATTCTCAAGAAATACTACAACATCGGAATCGCCGTGGATACGCCTCAGGGACTCGTTGTTCCGGTTATTAAAAATGCCGATGAGAAGGGCTTGAAAGAGATCAGCGAAGAGCTGAAAGCCCTCAGTTCCAAAGCCCGGGAGGGTAAACTGGCGGTCGATGATCTTCAGGGCGCCACCTTCTCCATCTCCAGTCTCGGAGGCATCGGAGGCACGGCCTTCACCCCCATCGTCAACAAACCGCAGGTCGGGATTCTGGGACTTTCCAGAAGTTCGGTCAAACCGGTCTGGGACGGAGAGGACTTTATTCCCCGACTCATTCTTCCCCTGTCTCTTTCCTATGACCATCGTGTTATTGACGGAGCGGAAGCGGCGCGGTTCAGCAGAAGTCTGGTTCAGTATCTGGAAGACCTTAAACGGATCCTTCTCTGA
- the aceE gene encoding pyruvate dehydrogenase (acetyl-transferring), homodimeric type, translating to MSTYYQDPDPAETKDWIDSLRGLIDAEGERKADYLLNTLVDDARSRGVSTSPGVVSSYGNSLLPDEEEKIPGDSLTAMKVAAYIRWNAMAMVARANKDGKGLGGHIATYASVASLYEVGFNWFFKGPESQYGADMVYFQGHSSPGVYARAFVEGRLDEEHLKNFRSEVNGHGLSSYPHPWLMPDFWQFPTVSMGLGPMAAIYQARFMRYMDNRGLKEEGDRKVWCFMGDGESDEPESLGALTLAARESLDNLIFVVNCNLQRLDGPVRGNGKIIQELEGRFRGAGWHVIKVIWGTEWDNIMKRDKEGLLLKKFGSMVDGDFQTIAARGPAYLREKIFGEDPKLAELVKDLSDKELWQMSRGGHDPRKVYAAFAAASKHKGQPTVILVNTIKGFGMGQSGESVMVAHNVKKMDLESLKTFRDRFHVPLKDEELMDLPFIKPEEGSPEDLFIKRQRSLLGGPVPFRDTTHYPLKTPKAESFKALMESSGERELSTTMAFVRLLGNLVRDKEIGKRIVPIIPDEARTFGMEGLFRQLGIYAPTGQLYEPQDAETMSWYKEDPKGQILEEGITEAGAISSWLAAATAHNNFGFPMIPFYTFYSMFGFQRIGDQLWAAGDSRAKGFIMGATSGRTTLNGEGLQHEDGQGLLFASVYPSCKAYDPTFSYELAVLVRKGIEEMYEKGEDVFYYITLLNENYSHPAMPKGAEEGIVKGMYLFQKAGKGDLKVQLMGSGSILREVIAAADLLKEDFDVQADIWSVPGINQLHRDGMAVEDWNRNHPEKPSRKSYVEEVMAGHDGPAVISTDYVQAYSEQIRRLIPNKLTVLGTDGYGRSDSREALRNFFKVDRYHVAIAALKALADEGKIPLKKVSEAIKKYKVNPDAPHAVER from the coding sequence ATGAGTACATATTATCAAGATCCCGATCCTGCTGAAACGAAAGACTGGATTGATTCGCTTAGAGGTTTGATTGACGCCGAGGGTGAGAGAAAGGCAGATTATCTTCTCAACACGCTCGTTGATGACGCAAGGTCCAGGGGAGTTTCAACCTCTCCGGGTGTAGTTTCTTCCTACGGCAATTCATTACTCCCCGATGAAGAGGAAAAAATACCCGGCGATTCCTTAACCGCCATGAAGGTCGCGGCTTATATCCGCTGGAACGCCATGGCCATGGTGGCCCGCGCCAATAAGGACGGGAAGGGGCTTGGAGGACATATCGCCACCTACGCCTCGGTCGCTTCGCTTTACGAAGTCGGCTTCAACTGGTTTTTTAAAGGCCCCGAATCTCAGTACGGGGCGGATATGGTTTATTTTCAGGGACACAGTTCCCCTGGCGTATACGCCCGTGCTTTTGTTGAAGGGCGTCTCGATGAAGAGCATTTGAAGAATTTCCGTTCCGAAGTGAACGGCCACGGGCTTTCGTCCTATCCCCACCCCTGGCTGATGCCCGATTTCTGGCAGTTCCCAACGGTCTCCATGGGGCTCGGGCCGATGGCCGCTATTTATCAGGCCCGTTTTATGCGTTATATGGATAACCGGGGTCTGAAAGAGGAAGGCGATCGCAAGGTCTGGTGTTTTATGGGTGACGGAGAGTCCGACGAGCCGGAATCGCTCGGGGCTCTTACCCTTGCGGCCCGGGAAAGTCTGGACAACCTTATATTTGTTGTAAACTGCAATCTGCAGCGGCTCGACGGCCCGGTCCGGGGCAACGGCAAGATTATTCAGGAACTGGAAGGCCGATTCCGCGGAGCCGGTTGGCATGTCATTAAAGTGATCTGGGGAACCGAATGGGACAATATTATGAAGCGCGACAAAGAGGGGCTTCTTCTTAAGAAATTCGGATCCATGGTGGACGGCGATTTTCAGACTATCGCCGCCCGGGGGCCGGCCTATCTGCGAGAAAAGATTTTCGGCGAAGATCCGAAGCTGGCCGAACTGGTCAAGGATTTGAGCGATAAAGAACTCTGGCAGATGTCCAGAGGGGGCCACGACCCGAGAAAAGTCTACGCGGCCTTCGCTGCCGCATCGAAACACAAGGGACAGCCGACGGTTATTCTGGTCAACACGATCAAGGGCTTCGGAATGGGGCAGAGCGGCGAATCGGTAATGGTCGCCCATAATGTCAAGAAGATGGATCTGGAATCGCTTAAGACGTTCCGGGACAGATTTCATGTGCCTCTGAAAGATGAGGAGCTGATGGATCTACCCTTTATTAAACCTGAAGAAGGAAGTCCCGAAGATCTGTTCATCAAGAGGCAGAGAAGTCTTCTCGGCGGTCCGGTTCCTTTCCGGGATACGACCCATTACCCGCTAAAGACTCCCAAGGCAGAGAGCTTTAAAGCTCTGATGGAATCGTCGGGAGAAAGAGAGCTGTCGACGACCATGGCATTCGTCCGCCTTCTGGGCAACCTGGTGCGGGACAAGGAGATCGGGAAACGGATTGTTCCCATCATTCCCGATGAAGCAAGAACCTTCGGAATGGAAGGGCTGTTCCGGCAACTGGGAATCTATGCGCCAACAGGACAGTTATATGAACCCCAGGATGCGGAAACCATGTCCTGGTATAAAGAGGACCCGAAAGGGCAGATTCTGGAAGAGGGGATTACCGAAGCCGGGGCCATTTCGTCATGGCTTGCCGCGGCGACGGCCCACAATAATTTCGGCTTTCCCATGATTCCCTTCTACACCTTTTATTCCATGTTCGGATTTCAGAGGATCGGCGATCAGCTCTGGGCCGCAGGCGACAGCCGGGCAAAGGGATTTATTATGGGCGCCACTTCGGGGCGGACGACTCTCAACGGAGAAGGGCTCCAGCATGAGGACGGACAGGGACTGCTGTTCGCATCGGTATATCCTTCCTGCAAAGCCTATGATCCGACTTTCAGTTACGAACTGGCCGTTCTGGTCCGCAAGGGTATAGAGGAGATGTATGAGAAGGGAGAGGATGTTTTCTATTACATCACCCTGCTCAATGAAAATTACAGTCATCCCGCCATGCCCAAAGGTGCGGAAGAGGGAATTGTCAAAGGAATGTACCTCTTTCAAAAAGCCGGTAAGGGCGACCTGAAAGTTCAGCTTATGGGCAGCGGTTCCATCCTCAGGGAAGTGATCGCGGCTGCTGATCTTCTTAAGGAGGATTTTGATGTGCAGGCCGATATATGGTCGGTACCGGGAATCAATCAGCTTCACCGTGACGGTATGGCTGTTGAGGACTGGAACAGAAATCATCCGGAAAAACCTTCGCGCAAATCCTATGTGGAAGAAGTCATGGCAGGCCATGATGGACCGGCTGTTATATCGACAGATTATGTTCAGGCTTACAGCGAACAGATACGGCGTCTTATTCCCAATAAGCTGACGGTTCTGGGAACCGACGGGTACGGACGGAGCGACAGCAGGGAAGCCCTGAGGAACTTTTTCAAGGTGGACCGTTATCATGTGGCGATAGCCGCATTGAAAGCTCTGGCCGATGAGGGAAAAATTCCCCTGAAGAAAGTGAGCGAAGCAATCAAAAAATACAAAGTGAATCCCGATGCGCCCCATGCGGTGGAAAGGTGA
- a CDS encoding RNA polymerase sigma factor, with translation MDQKKNLKQHESKERLSRAYESEKPRLMARIRAAGKSLEETEDLIHDVYTETWGRLDRLNSIINLPAWLNSLVTRRLIDAWRHDKVKQYAGETDVAEETIREVITGVGLNPLDGYVRRCMVEALDSAIKTLPEKQRKVVEAQVFGGMTFKELAESTGESIDTLKARKRYAVENLSKALKHWIEN, from the coding sequence ATGGATCAGAAAAAGAATTTGAAACAACATGAATCAAAAGAGCGCCTTTCCCGGGCTTATGAAAGCGAAAAGCCCCGATTGATGGCCAGAATCCGGGCCGCGGGAAAATCTCTTGAGGAAACGGAAGACCTGATCCATGACGTATACACCGAAACCTGGGGGAGGCTGGACCGGCTGAACAGCATTATAAATCTGCCGGCCTGGCTCAACTCACTGGTGACCCGGAGGCTGATCGATGCCTGGAGGCACGACAAAGTGAAGCAATATGCCGGAGAAACCGATGTGGCGGAGGAAACCATACGGGAAGTTATCACCGGAGTCGGACTGAATCCCCTGGACGGCTATGTGCGGCGCTGTATGGTCGAAGCTCTTGATTCGGCGATTAAAACGCTGCCGGAGAAACAGAGAAAAGTGGTGGAAGCCCAGGTTTTCGGAGGAATGACTTTTAAGGAACTGGCCGAGTCTACAGGAGAGAGCATCGACACGCTAAAAGCGCGCAAACGCTATGCCGTGGAAAACCTCTCAAAGGCTCTGAAACATTGGATTGAAAATTAA
- a CDS encoding flavodoxin family protein, translating to MNYTIVYYTRDGSTGIAADYLADVTKGKKVQLEAGKYLNNFILGGFNSASKKLPKLKGDPWSGISDAEAVILASPVWAGNGNPAMNSFIDQADFSGKKVYILSLQADPGKKAQNSVLPLVAEAVKSHGGEVAGMLAIHGTSPGKRAEKDYIENQLKDWKLS from the coding sequence ATGAATTACACAATAGTTTATTACACAAGAGACGGCAGCACCGGTATCGCCGCGGATTACCTGGCGGACGTGACCAAAGGGAAGAAAGTACAACTTGAAGCCGGTAAGTACCTGAACAACTTCATCCTCGGCGGATTCAACTCCGCTTCAAAAAAGCTTCCGAAACTGAAAGGCGATCCCTGGAGTGGAATATCCGATGCCGAAGCGGTCATTCTGGCGTCTCCCGTGTGGGCAGGAAATGGCAATCCGGCGATGAACAGCTTTATAGATCAAGCCGATTTTTCAGGAAAAAAAGTCTATATCCTCTCTCTCCAGGCCGATCCGGGAAAGAAAGCTCAGAACTCGGTGCTCCCTCTTGTAGCCGAAGCTGTAAAATCACATGGCGGTGAGGTGGCTGGCATGCTGGCCATTCACGGAACAAGTCCCGGAAAAAGAGCGGAGAAAGACTATATAGAAAATCAGCTTAAAGACTGGAAACTCTCTTAG
- a CDS encoding VIT1/CCC1 transporter family protein, with translation MEGKLEKIILREQQNEINAYYIYGKLAEGLDDAHNKAILEKISNDEYKHYKYFNKRTGVELRPNKLFVGFTIFICKIFGLTFGLKLLEKAEQRGQDAYGEILDDIPEIRTFMEDEERHEMELLQMINEERLEYVGSVVLGLNDALVELTGALAGYTFAFGNSKIIALTGLITGISASFSMAASEYLSSMHNGEENALKSSVYTGISYIFTVAFLTAPYFLFANPFFSLVVTLSIAVLIILIFNYYISVAKDTPFVKRFLEMTLISLGVSAISFGVGILVKNVFGLEI, from the coding sequence ATGGAAGGAAAATTGGAAAAAATCATCCTGCGCGAGCAGCAGAATGAAATTAACGCCTATTATATCTATGGAAAACTGGCTGAAGGTCTGGATGATGCTCATAACAAAGCTATACTGGAAAAAATCAGCAATGACGAGTATAAGCACTATAAATATTTTAACAAAAGGACTGGAGTGGAACTGCGTCCGAATAAATTATTCGTCGGATTCACTATATTCATATGCAAAATTTTCGGACTGACTTTTGGCTTGAAACTTCTGGAAAAAGCTGAGCAGAGAGGACAGGATGCCTACGGGGAAATCCTGGATGATATACCTGAAATCAGGACCTTTATGGAAGATGAAGAGAGGCATGAGATGGAACTCCTCCAGATGATCAACGAGGAGAGGCTGGAATATGTCGGTTCTGTGGTTTTGGGGCTTAACGATGCCCTTGTCGAACTTACGGGGGCTCTGGCCGGATACACTTTCGCCTTCGGGAATTCTAAAATCATTGCGTTGACGGGGTTGATCACGGGCATTTCTGCGTCTTTCTCCATGGCTGCTTCGGAATATCTCTCAAGCATGCATAACGGAGAGGAAAATGCATTAAAATCTTCAGTTTACACAGGAATTTCCTATATCTTTACTGTCGCTTTTCTGACGGCTCCCTATTTTCTGTTCGCCAATCCGTTTTTCAGTCTGGTCGTTACGCTCTCAATCGCAGTCCTGATTATATTAATATTTAATTATTATATTTCAGTGGCCAAGGATACGCCATTCGTTAAACGATTTCTTGAGATGACATTAATCAGTCTCGGCGTTTCGGCTATTTCATTCGGAGTCGGAATCCTTGTAAAAAATGTTTTTGGCCTTGAAATTTAA
- a CDS encoding YdeI/OmpD-associated family protein encodes MEIKIPEVDAYLSDGCGRCKYYNTPQCKVHRWNGELKALREIVLDCGLKEELKWSQPCYTYQNKNILIVSAFKEYCALNFFKGALLNDHHKILTQPTKNSRESRQVRFVSAARIAELKPILKEYILEAVEIEKSGKQIPKSKPEDFPYPEELLEKFNEDYAFRDAFEALTPGRQKSYLLHFASAKQAATRISRIEKCIPKIFDGLGFNER; translated from the coding sequence ATGGAAATAAAAATACCGGAAGTTGACGCATACCTGTCGGATGGTTGCGGCAGATGTAAATATTACAATACGCCTCAGTGCAAAGTGCACAGATGGAACGGGGAGCTCAAAGCCCTCAGGGAAATTGTTCTTGACTGCGGCCTGAAAGAAGAACTGAAATGGAGTCAGCCCTGCTATACTTATCAGAATAAAAACATACTGATAGTCAGCGCTTTCAAAGAATACTGCGCGCTGAACTTCTTCAAAGGCGCGCTGTTGAATGACCACCATAAAATCCTGACGCAACCTACGAAAAACTCCAGGGAATCACGTCAGGTCCGGTTTGTCTCGGCAGCCCGGATAGCCGAACTGAAGCCCATACTGAAGGAGTACATCCTTGAAGCTGTTGAAATTGAAAAATCGGGAAAACAGATCCCTAAAAGTAAACCGGAAGACTTTCCTTACCCCGAAGAACTCCTGGAAAAATTCAATGAAGATTATGCCTTCAGGGACGCCTTTGAAGCTCTCACTCCGGGCCGGCAGAAAAGCTACCTTCTCCACTTTGCCTCGGCTAAACAAGCGGCAACCAGGATTTCCCGCATTGAAAAATGCATTCCTAAAATCTTCGACGGACTGGGATTCAACGAAAGATAA